A segment of the Cutaneotrichosporon cavernicola HIS019 DNA, chromosome: 6 genome:
GGCAAACTGTGAAAATTGCTTTATTCAGCAATTGGTCGTCAAAGAGTATTCTCAGAGGCTTGAGGGGTAAAGTTGAATCAAGGGCAATATCCATGACTCAGTAGTCCCTGGATTCAGAGTgggagaggatgacgacCTGTGCCTGAGAATGTTAGCCTGGTCAGACTGAATTAATATGATTGGTTGTTTTGCCAATCCTGGACCCCTTTGATCGCCCTGAGAATCAGCGCCATCTACCCATCCTATTCAGGGGCATCTCCCTATTACCCCCCGCAACCCCCGCCTATATCCCCCGCCTCGCTGTTTTAGCTCCGACTTTGACTCAATCATTGCTTTGAGATGATTTAGTAGTCGTCTGATGCCTCTGATCCTTTGATCATGCTGTTGGTCGGCGGTCGCGTCACTCTTGGGCTCCCACGACCATCCAGACCATTCAGACAACAGACAACAGACCAGATGACCTCGGTCCAACACGGGCTCTACCCCGCTCCGCTGACCTCTGTCGGGTGGATGAATTTCTCCCACAAGGCCAGAGGGCTACAAGTCCACAGGGTTGGGTATCACACGCCATGTCGTCTCGCAGGCCCAGCTCACAGCTGTCAGACGCTCTCTACGCCCGACTGAGCAGGTGTCTTGCTGTTCCGTCTCACACTCACACAATCGCGCGCTCCCCCGACCTCTGGTCATTTGCCTATTACTGACCGGGGCGGGTGACATTGGACTTGGGAGTTTGGTTTCGGCCACTTGACAGGTATCGCCAGGTCGCCAGGTAACCCAAGgtggttgaggttgagaggTCAAGTCTACCCTGGTCGCCCCTGGAGGTTGAGAGTTTTGACTTTGGTCCTCTGTCCTCTTACCTCTAGTACCTGTAGTACCTGTAATACGTGAGGACTCTATCATCCCATCATCAACATACTTGTACAGTACATGGTATCCTTTGTACAGTGTAGATTGATACAATCCCTTGTCACTTGACTTGTACAATACTTGGTCACTTTGATCAACATCCCATTCATCTCAACTCGTCTTGTTGATTTTCATTAACTCATCAACACTCGGATTCAACAAACATACAAGCATACACACTAGACACATACACAAACCCCCCAAACTTGTCGATCTTACAAACGCACTAGTTCAAGTCGACATTACCCATTTCCCTTTAGTCGCCTAGTCACCTAGCCCTCTAAGCCCCCTTATAGTCTTCGCCACTTTCCAACCTCAAAACCCTTTTGGTCACAGCCCAACGACCTCTGTTACATTGCCTTGCCTTGCCTGGCCTTGCATTCATTCATCCACCTCAACCTTtcaccctcgacgcctCACGGTTCTCATTCACCGATCACCGATACACCTGGCATAGAACAGCTTGGCCACCTTGGTGTTACCCCGCGTCCCCCACAACCTACTCCAGTTCTACCACGGCCTTTCCGGTTTGCCCTTTAACCTCCGTTAGGCCGACTGTCCGAAACGACAACCTtctcaaccccaacccacATTCACACCCcccatccctcccccccccccccccccaccccaccccctAGTCACCCACCTTGAATCTAGACTCCCACCAAACTCGCCTATCAACCTCAACATTGACTAATCCCACATCCACTTCTTACTCTTACATCAAGAGTCTTATCTCAGACTCGCTCGGCCTCATCCATTGCTGCGCTGGCGTTGCATCCATTCCCATCGGCCAGCTCAAAACAAGGAGAACGCACGCACCGTTATACGCCAATCAACCCCGTGGAACCGCGCACCTTCAAACGGTACCTGGTCAGTCTCTATCTCTCCCTGTCTTGCCCACGGACCTGGACCTGGGACCTGTCCTTGATCCCCTCTTTCCATCCATATCCCATCACCTTGAtcatccccaccccactccaccccactccactccaccacTCTCGCTTTCCTTCATGATCATTGTGATCGTGGCACATCTCACTCGAGTTTTCACCGCTCGGATGGATCAAGGGCATGTGGTGCGTTGCGGTCACGTCCTGGATGGGAATGTCCCAACGCCCCCACTgtgggatggatggatgcGATGGCAGATCCATGCATGGTTGAACGacggccctcctcctcgctccgTTCTTTCTCTCACTccactcaccttctcctTTCCCATCCACTTGTCCTTTCAACCAGGTCCCGCAGATAGGCCAGCAGTCCTCCCGCACGGCTTTTTGGTTGCTGACATGACGCAGAACGAACAAGGTTCCTCTAGCGCCCATAGCGACAGTGCAAAAGCGTCTGAGCGCGAACAGGGTAAGTGTTCGCATGATTCCCAACATTCCCCATTGCCGCAGAGAGAGCTACAGACTGTGTGTGTctgagagagagagaggaaaACGCATAGGGAGCGCATTGTGGGGTCGAATCTGTGATTTCCAAGGCTTGCAGAGGAAGGCCGGCCATTTGGCGTCGCTGTCATGAAGGTGCGCCCGACTGCGGATGAGCGAACATCCACACAAATGTCAAGCTCTTGTCACTGCACAatcatccatccacctAGCCCAAGCCGCATCCAACCTATTCCATCCTTCACTGTCGCAACGCTTTCATTCTGCATTCCCGATCTCGCAAACCCCTTCACACGGTGCTCCGCTATACGCCGCGTTTCTATCAAGGTGTGAGCAGAGGCACTCATCGCCCCATTTTCGTGCTTCAAAAGCAAGTGGTCACGAGGTTTCTGATGGCGGAACCCTTCATGGGCACTCTTGCTCCCTTACCCACGTCCTTCTGGGCCGCTATGACCTCCACGCTCGCACCTCGTTGTGCCGTTGTGCCGACCAGTGCTtggacgtcgaccttgcACCGCCGCATTAGCCCTCTCGTCCCCGCGCGGGTCAGTGCACCTCTAGGTTTTGGGTGTTGGGCAAGCCAGCCAACAGCCAAAGCGCATGTTGGCCAGAAGCGGGCCGCCGCCCTGGCCACTGTCCGGATGGCCGATGATCACATCGGCGCTGGGCTGGAGCACGTTCCCTCGCGTGCCCTTTACTCCCTCCCCGCCTTGCTTCTCCCTACGTCTTACCTCTTTACCATTCCTTCATTCTCATCTTCTGTATCCTCTTATGCTGACCTCGCAGCGAACACTGTTCAGACGACAACACTCTCTCCAGCAGTTTTCGCCCCCATACGCTCATAAGCGAACGTCAAGCCCTTCCAACACCCCATCTGACGCTTCATGTCACTCACGACAACTGCGCCGCTGAGCTACTCCGACCGCCCCCCTGCCTCGCACCTGTCCTACCCTCCGACGGACAACCGCCCATTCCAAAACCACAACGCTCGCCCCGGCTCCGCGCACGGCGTGCCTCCCTTTGACGTGTCGTCTCCCGAGCGTCTTCACTCTtccggcgccggcgccaacgTCATTCCAAGAGTCCCCCTACACGACATGGGCCCAGCCCCAGGCTCATCTCACGGCTACCCTTCCCAGCCTGTACCCCAGATGGGTGCTGCCCCTTACCCACCCCAGCCTGCCGCTGGTCAACAATACTACGGCATGCCCCCTCAGCCCGCAGAcaccacgccgccgacctcggccggCAATGGCAGGGCACCTGCTGGCAGCTTCACAACCGACGGTGCCCCTATTGTCCCTGTGGGCATTAGCGGTGGCAAGATGTTCCGTTGCCGCGGCTTTGGCGAATGTGACAAGGTGTTCACACGCTCCGAGCATCTTGCTCGTCATGTCCGGTGAGTCAATTTATGCTTTCCGACCTACAGCTTACCCAGCAGCAAGCACACCGGAGAGCGTCCCTTCCCTTGCCATTGTGGAAAGGCCTTTTCGCGTCTCGACAACCTGCGCCAACATGCTGCCACCGTCCACGCGGACCAGACGTCGCTGAACGAGGCCATGCTGGCGTCGCTAGCTTCGGTTCATGCTGCTTTGTCGCAGCGGGCAAACCGTGAGCAGAggcgccgcggcgaggttgtcgaggttCCGAAGAATGCCGTCGAGAGGCCGCGTGGTGAGCGCAACAAGGCTGGTCAGCAGCAAGTTCCAGGTGTAGCTCCTGGCGGGGTCCCTCCTCCGGGTTACCCTCCGGGAGCCGTCTACCACCAGCCTCCACACGGCCAGTGGgctccccctccgcctcatCACGACGGCCGCCCGCACACTGCAGGCGGCGGCCCAGCTCCAGGCTGGGGTATGGAGTACCCTGGCTACCCCGGCCAGCCTCCAGTAGGTGACGGCCGCCCTCCGACTGCCGGTTCGGCCACCtttggcgacgacgcaggACCAAGTCGGCGTCCTCCATCGTCAGCTGGTTACCCTCCCCACGGCGACTACTACCCGGGCGGGCCGCCTGGCTCGTCTCACGGCCGTCCCCCAACCGCGGACGCTCCTCCTGGCACGGCCGGCTCTGGCGACTCGAACGCTGCTGCCGGATACCAATACCGTCCGGTCTCATCGAACGGGCCTCCTGGCCACTACGCTGACTCGGAAccacccacctcgtcccacggtcctcctccgcactCGCCCATGTATCCCCACCCTGGAGCAGCAGGCGTCGCGCCCGGCGGCAATTGGGCATCCCCCTCGACATCTCACTCCGCCTACCCGTCGGGTGACCCTAGCATGTACCCCCAGAACCCCGCCTTGGTCGGCCAGGAAGGTGCTCACCCGTACCCGCCGGGCGCTCCGCAAGACGGACAGTAcggcccgccgcctcctggCTCGTCTGGTGGCTACCACTACCCCGCTCAACAGGGCTACCCGTACTACGGCCAGCAGTCCCCTGCCCAGCAGCAGGCTGCTCAGTTCGCCAATGCTTCTCTTCCCCCGGGGTCAGGACCTGTGCAGCCTGGTGCGTATCCCCCCGGCGCTCCCAACGAGTCGCCCTTCCAATACAATGCTCCAGGAACCTACCCTTACGGGCCAGGGCACGATGGCCGCAAGCGGCGCGCCGATGAAGACGcaggcggcgagcgcaagcAGCTTCGCAGCAGCAACGGGCCAAATACTGGCGACCAGCGGCCTGCTACGGCGGGTAGTCAATCAGGTGAGACCCCAATGTGGCTTCCGCCAACCACCGAGCGTCGCCAATCTCTCTCAATAAACGCCCTGGTGGAATCGCATGATGGCCGCGCGTCCCGTCCGCAGACGGGTGACGCTGCCCACCCTGGCGCGTTCTCGTATCCGTATCCCGGAGCGCCAGGGCCGGCGACCGACGCGACCGGCGCGCGTCCACCCACCAACGACAAGAAGGCCGTTCCCGCCGAATAAGGCGATCGAACTCGACACCACCCACCAACCACGATACAATACCACCTCGCTACCTATCAGCTACCGGAACAATCTGCATCTTttcctccatcctctccccctcATCATCGTGATTCTAGTCTCTCTCAGCATCAGTCCCGTggacggcgctggcgctgggcgcTATGAAGTGTTTCGTTTCAGTCTGTGATCCTTCTCCCAT
Coding sequences within it:
- the USV1 gene encoding uncharacterized protein (RNA polymerase II transcription factor), with product MSLTTTAPLSYSDRPPASHLSYPPTDNRPFQNHNARPGSAHGVPPFDVSSPERLHSSGAGANVIPRVPLHDMGPAPGSSHGYPSQPVPQMGAAPYPPQPAAGQQYYGMPPQPADTTPPTSAGNGRAPAGSFTTDGAPIVPVGISGGKMFRCRGFGECDKVFTRSEHLARHVRKHTGERPFPCHCGKAFSRLDNLRQHAATVHADQTSLNEAMLASLASVHAALSQRANREQRRRGEVVEVPKNAVERPRGERNKAGQQQVPGVAPGGVPPPGYPPGAVYHQPPHGQWAPPPPHHDGRPHTAGGGPAPGWGMEYPGYPGQPPVGDGRPPTAGSATFGDDAGPSRRPPSSAGYPPHGDYYPGGPPGSSHGRPPTADAPPGTAGSGDSNAAAGYQYRPVSSNGPPGHYADSEPPTSSHGPPPHSPMYPHPGAAGVAPGGNWASPSTSHSAYPSGDPSMYPQNPALVGQEGAHPYPPGAPQDGQYGPPPPGSSGGYHYPAQQGYPYYGQQSPAQQQAAQFANASLPPGSGPVQPGHDGRKRRADEDAGGERKQLRSSNGPNTGDQRPATAGSQSGETPMWLPPTTERRQSLSINALVESHDGRASRPQTGDAAHPGAFSYPYPGAPGPATDATGARPPTNDKKAVPAE